In Lentibacillus amyloliquefaciens, one DNA window encodes the following:
- a CDS encoding substrate-binding domain-containing protein, which produces MSIACSSLVSQRFLPSILGDYTNAYPKVAIDLVTGISEDIKREHKNYHVCIIRGQKLKETVSELLFEDPLYMFDTEPFPEDKLKERPLISFKSDDSMHELVDNWLYHHQEDIQPIKMLHVDQIETCKQFMQQGLGMAVLPKSVSDGLMKNYPHIPLRLEGKPVTRDTWVCYQEGVRRLPQVDQFLSALFNKKFL; this is translated from the coding sequence TTGTCGATTGCGTGTTCATCACTGGTCAGCCAGCGCTTTTTGCCCTCAATTCTCGGAGATTATACGAATGCGTATCCAAAAGTGGCGATTGACCTGGTTACAGGAATCAGTGAAGATATTAAACGCGAGCATAAAAACTATCACGTATGTATTATTCGCGGCCAAAAACTGAAAGAAACCGTCAGTGAATTGCTGTTTGAAGATCCGTTATATATGTTTGATACAGAACCATTTCCTGAGGATAAACTGAAAGAGCGGCCGTTGATATCATTTAAAAGTGATGACAGCATGCATGAATTGGTCGACAATTGGCTGTATCATCATCAGGAAGATATTCAACCGATTAAAATGCTGCATGTTGATCAGATTGAAACGTGCAAACAATTTATGCAGCAGGGACTTGGCATGGCTGTTCTTCCCAAAAGTGTCTCTGATGGCTTGATGAAAAATTATCCGCACATACCGCTCAGGCTGGAAGGAAAGCCTGTCACCCGTGATACGTGGGTGTGTTATCAAGAAGGTGTGCGCAGGCTGCCGCAAGTTGATCAATTCTTATCGGCCCTGTTCAATAAAAAGTTTCTTTAA
- a CDS encoding dihydroorotate dehydrogenase, producing the protein MTQLSVNLPGLSLKNPVMPASGCFGFGREYSEFYDLNQLGAVIMKAATGEVRYGNKTPRVAETSSGMLNAIGLQNPGVDKIISREVPFLAEYNMPIIANVAGSTIEEYVMIASAFNNTEHVKALELNISCPNVKEGGIQFGTDPDMAAEVTEKVKTASDLPVYVKLSPNVSDIVGMAKAVEAAGADGLSMINTITGMQINLSAKKPLLANQTGGLSGGAIKPVAIRMIYEVKQHVSIPIIGMGGVSTAEDVLEFLLAGANAVAVGTANFQNPYVCPELIENLPNVLRQYGFDSVTDAVGKGHV; encoded by the coding sequence ATGACACAACTGTCTGTTAATCTGCCTGGTTTAAGTTTGAAAAATCCCGTCATGCCTGCATCAGGATGTTTTGGATTCGGCAGGGAATATAGCGAATTTTATGATTTGAATCAGCTTGGCGCGGTGATCATGAAGGCCGCAACGGGTGAAGTGCGCTACGGAAATAAAACACCACGGGTTGCTGAAACATCATCAGGCATGCTGAACGCCATTGGACTCCAAAATCCGGGTGTGGATAAAATAATATCCCGAGAAGTCCCATTCCTTGCCGAGTATAACATGCCGATCATTGCAAATGTAGCGGGAAGCACAATTGAAGAGTATGTGATGATAGCTTCAGCATTCAACAACACTGAGCATGTGAAGGCACTGGAATTGAACATATCCTGCCCAAATGTGAAAGAAGGCGGCATCCAGTTCGGAACCGATCCTGACATGGCAGCTGAAGTGACCGAAAAAGTGAAGACGGCCAGCGATCTGCCGGTCTATGTCAAGCTGTCACCCAACGTATCAGACATTGTCGGGATGGCAAAAGCGGTTGAAGCGGCAGGGGCAGATGGCCTGTCCATGATTAATACGATAACCGGGATGCAAATTAACTTGTCCGCTAAGAAACCATTATTGGCCAATCAAACCGGCGGGTTGTCGGGCGGCGCTATCAAACCAGTTGCGATCCGCATGATTTATGAAGTAAAGCAGCATGTCTCGATTCCAATTATAGGCATGGGTGGGGTTTCAACTGCTGAAGATGTATTGGAGTTCCTGCTGGCAGGCGCTAACGCTGTAGCTGTTGGAACCGCTAATTTTCAGAACCCGTATGTCTGTCCGGAACTGATTGAAAACTTGCCGAATGTTTTGCGTCAATACGGATTTGATTCGGTAACAGATGCTGTTGGAAAGGGGCATGTGTGA
- the pyrF gene encoding orotidine-5'-phosphate decarboxylase, with product MRGKIFLALDFPVWEEAKNFIEQNDLQGVPVKVGMELFYREGSRLIDSLKQNHHEIFLDLKLHDIPTTVKRTMKNLAALGVDMVNVHALGGSDMIRQAKQGLTAGSSAGHIPKLIAVTILTSMNNHVMNDELGISGHLQDSTVHLSKLAFQSGADGVVCSVYEAGKIKNVCGPSFLTVTPGIRLSESANNDQKRIATPASARENRADILIVGRTVTDAKNPKAAYEKVRKEWLYGEKL from the coding sequence ATGAGGGGAAAAATCTTTCTGGCATTGGATTTTCCAGTTTGGGAGGAAGCAAAGAATTTTATTGAACAGAACGACTTGCAGGGTGTGCCTGTTAAAGTGGGGATGGAACTTTTTTACCGGGAAGGTTCCCGGTTGATCGATTCGCTAAAGCAAAATCATCATGAAATTTTTCTTGATCTTAAACTTCATGACATCCCGACAACGGTTAAAAGAACCATGAAAAATCTGGCCGCACTCGGCGTTGATATGGTTAATGTTCATGCACTTGGCGGAAGTGACATGATTAGGCAGGCTAAACAGGGATTAACGGCTGGTTCATCAGCTGGTCACATCCCAAAATTGATTGCTGTAACCATACTGACATCGATGAATAATCACGTTATGAATGATGAATTGGGGATATCCGGACACCTGCAGGATAGTACCGTACACTTGTCTAAACTTGCTTTTCAAAGCGGAGCAGATGGCGTTGTCTGCTCGGTTTATGAAGCCGGGAAAATCAAGAATGTTTGCGGTCCCTCTTTTCTTACCGTTACACCGGGAATTCGTCTGTCGGAATCTGCAAATAATGATCAAAAACGCATTGCCACACCGGCATCTGCACGTGAAAATAGAGCAGATATCCTTATTGTGGGACGAACTGTTACGGATGCAAAGAATCCAAAAGCAGCATATGAAAAGGTGCGAAAGGAGTGGTTGTATGGGGAGAAGTTATGA
- a CDS encoding Rqc2 family fibronectin-binding protein — translation MPFDGIVTRAVIQELNEKILPGKIAKIHQPTDTELVFTIRSQGQNHSLLLSIHPVYTRMHLTEDSYKNPKEPPMFCMLLRKYLSGAVIDSIEQYGMERIVTFSVQSRNEIGDITTKKLIIELMGKHSNVMLIDGEKEHILDSLKHVSPAQNRYRTILPGHEYKLPPSQNKLNPIEIDSDAIIRKLDFNTGKLEQQIVGMLVGFSPFLAKEIVHQAKLGAIETYQEKFADIQELIRHNRYTPGIYRDKREDFHVLPITHTSTERKVFSDTNQMLDAFYSGKAERDRVKQQAKDLYQFIKNEKEKNERKLKKHEKTLQKAQNAVTYQRRGELLTANMHQVKHGDASVTVIDYYDPDQNETTIELNPNKSPSDNAQSFFKQYQKLKTSKEKVQKEMAKANNEISYLDQLLQHIDTARESDIEEIREELREEGYLKKQKQRKNKKKPTKPNPEKFQSSDETPILVGKNNKQNEYVTMKMANRDDTWLHTKDIPGSHVIIRSREPSEETLIEAAQLAAIFSKSHQSSSVPVDYTKIRHVKKPNGAKPGYVTYDHQKTLFVTPEKDMAEKLKDG, via the coding sequence ATGCCATTTGACGGAATTGTTACCCGAGCAGTCATACAAGAACTGAATGAAAAAATCCTTCCTGGAAAAATCGCAAAAATACATCAGCCAACTGACACTGAGCTTGTATTCACAATACGCAGCCAGGGACAGAACCATTCCCTTCTGTTATCAATACATCCTGTGTATACTCGTATGCACTTAACAGAAGACAGTTATAAAAACCCAAAAGAGCCGCCGATGTTTTGTATGCTTCTGCGAAAATACTTGTCGGGTGCTGTTATCGATTCGATTGAGCAATATGGGATGGAACGAATCGTTACATTTTCAGTCCAGTCGCGTAACGAAATCGGGGATATAACAACCAAAAAGCTCATTATTGAATTGATGGGAAAACATAGTAATGTCATGCTGATTGACGGGGAAAAAGAACATATTCTGGATAGCCTGAAACACGTTTCACCTGCACAAAACCGTTATCGGACCATTTTACCGGGCCATGAATACAAACTTCCGCCAAGCCAGAACAAACTTAATCCCATCGAAATTGATAGTGATGCAATAATCCGCAAGCTGGACTTTAATACCGGCAAACTGGAGCAGCAAATCGTCGGCATGCTGGTCGGTTTCTCACCTTTTCTTGCTAAGGAAATCGTTCATCAGGCCAAGCTGGGGGCCATTGAGACCTATCAGGAGAAGTTTGCAGACATTCAGGAACTGATACGGCACAATCGTTATACACCGGGGATTTACCGGGACAAAAGAGAAGATTTCCATGTGCTCCCGATTACCCACACCAGTACAGAACGGAAAGTTTTTAGCGATACAAATCAAATGCTCGATGCCTTTTATTCCGGAAAAGCAGAACGTGATAGAGTGAAACAGCAGGCAAAAGACCTCTATCAGTTTATTAAAAATGAAAAAGAAAAAAACGAACGGAAACTAAAAAAACATGAAAAAACGCTGCAAAAGGCCCAAAACGCTGTGACATACCAACGGCGCGGCGAACTTTTGACAGCGAACATGCACCAAGTTAAACATGGTGATGCGTCTGTCACGGTTATTGATTATTATGACCCCGACCAAAACGAAACCACCATTGAACTGAATCCGAATAAAAGTCCAAGCGATAATGCACAGAGTTTCTTTAAACAATATCAAAAATTAAAAACATCTAAAGAAAAAGTACAGAAGGAAATGGCTAAAGCCAATAATGAAATTAGCTATCTTGACCAATTGCTGCAGCATATTGACACAGCACGCGAGTCAGATATTGAAGAGATTCGTGAGGAATTGCGGGAAGAAGGGTATTTGAAAAAGCAGAAGCAAAGAAAGAATAAAAAGAAACCAACAAAACCCAATCCTGAAAAATTCCAGTCTTCTGATGAAACGCCAATCCTGGTGGGTAAGAATAATAAACAAAACGAGTATGTGACGATGAAAATGGCAAACCGCGATGACACTTGGCTCCATACAAAAGACATCCCGGGCTCTCATGTGATTATCCGGTCAAGAGAACCCAGTGAAGAAACATTAATTGAAGCAGCGCAACTGGCAGCAATTTTTAGTAAATCTCACCAGTCATCATCAGTACCTGTGGATTATACAAAAATCAGGCACGTGAAAAAACCTAACGGTGCAAAACCGGGTTATGTCACTTATGATCATCAAAAAACGCTATTTGTAACACCTGAAAAAGACATGGCGGAAAAATTAAAAGACGGATGA
- a CDS encoding dihydroorotate dehydrogenase electron transfer subunit, with translation MKKRVEMTVKSVSEIALDTFEMTLENAYTATMAIPGQFLHLLVGDHTLRRPISIADIDYDQDTVTILFKQIGDGTRQLASLEVGMNVNAIGPAGNGFTYDQSMNSALLVGGGIGIPPLYCLGKQLRENGIEVKSVLGFQTDQHIFYEEKFQELGETYVVTDDGSYGYRGFVTDVLDQAGYFDHYFSCGPIPMLQAVTNKLGKISGSISLEERLGCGVGACFACVIPAGTEGFYRKICSDGPVFAAEEVIL, from the coding sequence ATGAAAAAGCGTGTCGAGATGACGGTCAAATCAGTGAGTGAAATTGCGCTGGATACATTTGAAATGACGCTTGAAAATGCTTATACCGCGACAATGGCTATACCGGGCCAGTTTCTGCATCTGCTTGTTGGTGATCACACACTCAGACGGCCAATATCCATAGCGGATATCGACTATGATCAGGATACAGTTACAATTTTATTTAAACAGATTGGTGATGGAACCAGGCAATTAGCTTCTTTAGAGGTCGGTATGAATGTGAATGCTATTGGCCCGGCCGGGAATGGCTTCACATATGATCAATCGATGAACTCTGCGTTGCTGGTTGGAGGCGGTATTGGCATTCCCCCTTTGTATTGTCTGGGTAAACAGCTCAGAGAAAACGGGATTGAGGTTAAATCTGTCCTCGGATTTCAGACGGATCAACACATATTTTACGAAGAAAAGTTTCAGGAGCTCGGGGAAACTTATGTTGTAACAGACGATGGCAGTTATGGCTATCGAGGCTTTGTGACGGATGTGTTGGATCAGGCCGGATACTTTGATCATTATTTTTCCTGCGGTCCGATTCCAATGCTTCAAGCTGTAACGAATAAGTTGGGGAAGATTTCAGGTTCCATTTCACTTGAAGAACGGTTGGGATGCGGGGTAGGCGCTTGCTTTGCGTGTGTCATTCCGGCAGGCACTGAAGGCTTCTACCGGAAAATTTGTTCCGACGGTCCGGTTTTTGCAGCAGAAGAGGTGATATTATGA
- the pyrE gene encoding orotate phosphoribosyltransferase, with translation MGRSYDLAKDLLDIKAVQISPDDYFTWTSGIKSPIYCDNRLTMSYPRVRSKIADGFVELIKQMERQPDVIAGCATAGIPHAAWVAEKLDLPMVYVRSRPKSHGKANQIEGRVETGQHVVVIEDLISTGGSSIETANVLEQEGANVLGVLAIFTYGLEKAEQQFSDAQIKYHSITDYNEILNLLSGDGTISKAEQQELEEWRHQI, from the coding sequence ATGGGGAGAAGTTATGACTTAGCAAAAGACCTGCTTGATATCAAGGCTGTGCAGATCAGCCCTGATGATTATTTCACATGGACCTCCGGGATCAAATCACCGATTTACTGTGATAATCGGCTGACGATGTCATATCCCAGAGTGCGGAGTAAAATTGCAGATGGATTTGTTGAGCTGATTAAGCAAATGGAACGCCAGCCGGATGTTATCGCAGGGTGTGCAACTGCCGGTATTCCACATGCCGCTTGGGTGGCCGAAAAGCTCGACCTGCCAATGGTTTATGTGCGTTCCAGGCCAAAAAGCCATGGAAAAGCGAATCAAATTGAGGGAAGGGTTGAAACGGGCCAGCATGTCGTTGTGATTGAGGATTTGATATCAACAGGCGGTTCTTCGATTGAAACGGCGAACGTATTAGAACAGGAAGGTGCGAATGTACTTGGCGTGCTTGCTATTTTTACATATGGTCTTGAAAAAGCGGAGCAGCAATTTTCCGATGCACAAATAAAATACCATTCAATCACTGATTATAATGAAATTCTGAATTTATTATCAGGAGATGGTACTATAAGCAAAGCCGAGCAACAAGAGTTGGAAGAATGGCGTCATCAAATTTAA
- a CDS encoding LysR family transcriptional regulator, whose amino-acid sequence MKIEDYELLLKLKEVGTIRGTAKAILISQPAVTQRLKYIEEYFSEPIFIRTSKSLVLTPAGS is encoded by the coding sequence ATGAAAATAGAAGACTATGAATTACTTTTGAAATTAAAAGAAGTCGGCACTATTCGCGGCACGGCAAAAGCAATTCTCATATCTCAGCCCGCTGTAACCCAACGATTGAAATATATTGAGGAATACTTCAGCGAGCCAATTTTTATCCGGACATCTAAAAGCCTTGTGCTCACCCCGGCGGGGAGCTGA
- a CDS encoding organic hydroperoxide resistance protein, which yields MSDVIFTSKATAKNGRDGHVRSSDGLIDLDLVNPANNKDAEGTNPEQLFAAAYSGCFDSAIHLVASQQNKKIDSETTAEVSFMKDPEDDGFKIGVTLHIKIEGVNPEEAEELAQAAHQACPYSKATRGNIEVKLNAKPSDEPS from the coding sequence ATGAGTGACGTTATTTTTACATCTAAAGCCACTGCTAAAAACGGCCGTGATGGTCATGTGAGATCATCTGACGGGTTAATTGATTTAGATTTGGTGAATCCTGCCAATAATAAAGATGCTGAGGGAACCAATCCAGAGCAGCTGTTTGCAGCAGCCTACTCAGGGTGCTTTGACAGTGCCATACATCTTGTGGCATCACAACAAAATAAAAAAATTGATTCGGAAACAACAGCAGAAGTGAGTTTTATGAAGGACCCGGAAGATGATGGGTTTAAAATAGGAGTTACACTGCATATTAAAATTGAAGGAGTCAATCCGGAAGAAGCTGAAGAACTGGCCCAGGCCGCTCACCAAGCTTGCCCATATTCTAAGGCAACACGCGGCAATATTGAAGTGAAACTAAATGCTAAGCCATCTGATGAACCCAGCTGA